TTTGGTCAGGTGAATCACGCTATGCAGATCTCGGGTGCGTGGAATCGGACCGCAGACCGGGCTCGCACCCGCCGCGTCATACCCCAGTCGTACGTACTCAGCCGGAGCGCGGCGCAACGAGGCCGGTGTCGTACGCGAGGACGACGAGCTGTACGCGATCTCGGCTGGCCGTCTTGGCGAGCAACCGGCCGATGTGGGTCTTCACGGTCGCCTCCGCGAGCACCAGCCGCGCGGCGATCTCCTGGTTGCTCAGACCCTGCCCGATCAGCTCGAGCACCTCGCGCTCCCGGTCGGTCAGACCCGTGAGCCGTGGATCGACGGCATCCTCGTCGCCGGTCGGCATCGCATCGGCGAACCGGTCGAGCATCCGCCGCGTCGCACTCGGCGCGACGACGGCGTCACCACGATGCACATCGCGGATCGCGCCGAGGAGCACCTCAGGCGGTGTGTCCTTCAGCAGGAACCCGGATGCCCCCGCTCGCAGCGCTGCGTACACGTACTCGTCGAGGTCGAAGGTGGTGAGCACGAGGATCCGCGGGCGCCCGTCGCGAGCGGTGATGCGCCGGGTCGCCTCGACACCGTCCATCCGCGGCATTCGTACGTCCATCAGCACGACGTCCGCACTCGTCACAGTCAGCGCCTCGACCGCTTCGGCACCGTTGCCGGCCTCACCGGCAACCTGCAGGTCGTCCTGAGACTCGATCAGCATCCGGAATCCCGCACGTACCAGCTGCTGGTCGTCGGCCATGAACACCCGGATCGTCTCGTCCTGCTCACTCATTCGTCCCCTAGAGGTATGCGTGCGTCGACTCTGAACCCGCCACCGGCGCGCGGTCCGGCGTCGATCGTGCCATCGTGCACGGCGATCCGCTCGCGCATCCCTGCGATGCCGTGGCCGTGGCCGTCGTCGGACGTTGCGGCTCCGCGCCCGTCGTCCTCGATGAGGACGCGTACGTCGTCACCGTCGAACGAGACCTCGACCGTCGCGCGTACCTCGGGACCAGCGTGTTTCAGCGTATTGGTCAGTGCCTCCTGGACGACCCGGTAGACGGTCAGGCCGGCGCCGCTTCCCAGGCGGGTGAGGTCGCCGTCGACCTGCAGCGACACGTCGAGCCCGCTACCCGAAACCTGGGCGACGAGGCTCGGCAAGTCGGCACCGCTGGGCATCGGGGCGAGCTCGCGCCCGCCCTGCTCGTCGCCGCGGAGCAGCCCGATCAGCCTGCGCATCTCGGTGAGTGACTCACGTCCGGTCGCCGAGATCGTCGACAGCGTCTCCGCGGCCACTTCGGGTCGTTTGCGCGCCGCGAACAACGCGCCGTCCGCCTGAACCACGATCACCGACAGGCTGTGCGCGACGACATCGTGCATCTCCCGTGCGATCCGCGCCCGCTCGGCTGCCGCCGCGATCTGGGCACGCTGCTCGGCCTCGCGCTCGAGCTGGACGGCGCGGTCCTCGAGCCCGGCGACGTACGCCCGGCGCGTACGCATGCGGTCGCCGAAGGTCCACGAGAACAGCACGATCGCCGATAGCGCCACGAACGCGAGAACGCCGCTCCCGCCGCCGCCACCCTGGTCGATCCCCCAGCTGTCAACGGCCAGTGCCGCACCGAGGAAGCCGACTCCGAGACCCGTCCAGCGCGCCCACGTCGGCCCGTACGCCGCGATCGAGTAGAGCCCGATCGGGAAGGCGAAGTCGCCCCACTGTGCGGTGTCGAGTCCGATCGCCTGGATGAGAAGAGCGAGGGAGAGCACCGCGAAGCTCGCCGTCGGCGCCGTACGCCGAAACATGATCGCCGAGAACATCACGATGTCGAGCGCGTACACGAGGTTGCCGGTCACCATGCCCACGGCCGCCGACGGCATCATCAGCACACCGCCGAGAACGACGTCGACGACCAACGGGTGCGCGCGCAACCATCGTTCGCCGGGGAATCGCATGTCGACGAGGGTATGTCCGCGCTGCCGCCCGCACATCAGACCCCGGTCGCACCTGTGGGAAGGTTTATAGCCATGACATCGAACGTTGCGGTGCTGCTCGCGGGCGGTACGGGGACCCGGGTGGGCCTCGACATCCCGAAGCAGCTGATCAAGATCGCCGGTCGCACGATCCTCGAGCACACGCTCTCGGTGCTCGACGCACACGAAGACGTCGACGAGATCGTCGTGATGATGGCGACCGGCCATCTCGACGCCGTGCACGCGATCATCAAATCGGGCGGGTACACCAAGGTGCGCCATGTGCTCGAGGGGGGCGACACCCGCAACGACACGACCCTGAAGGCGCTTGCGACGGTCGAGAGCGATGACGCCAAGGTGTTGTTCCACGATGCGGTGCGCCCGCTGGTCAGCGCACGCAGCATCAGCGCTGCCTTCGCCGCGCTCGACGAGTACGACGCGGTCGACACGGCGATCCCGTCGGCAGACACCATCGTCGAGGTCGACGACGCCAACACGATCCGGGAGATCCCCCCGCGTTCGCATCTGCGCCGCGGCCAGACTCCGCAGGCCTTCCGTTCGGGCACGCTGAAACAGGCGTACGCGTTGGCTGTGACCGACGACGCGTTCGTTGCGACCGATGACTGCACGGTTGTGCTGCGCTACCTGCCGGACGTACAGATCGGTGTCGTCGAAGGCGACGAGCGGAACATGAAGGTCACCGAGCCGATCGACGTGTACATCGCCGACAAGCTCTTCCAGCTGACCAGCCACGAGGCGCCGGAGTCGCTCACCGAAGACGACTACCGGGCGGCGTTCGAGGGCAAGACAATGGTGGTCTTCGGCGGAAGCTACGGGATCGGCGCCGACATCGCCGAGCTCGCGCGGGAGTACGGCGCCGAGGTCCATACGTTCAGCCGCTCGAGTACGCAGACCCACGTCGAACGACGCTCCGATATAGCGGCGGCGGCCCGCAGCGTGCTCGACAAGTCCGATCGGATCGACTTCGTCGTCAACACTGCCGGCGTCCTCCCGCGCGGTCCTCTTGCCGACGCGTCGGAAGAGACGATCTACCAGGCGACCGAGACCAACTACGTGGCGCCGATCTTCATCGCACAGGAGTTCTTCGCTCCGCTGAAGGAGTCGCAGGGCTGCCTGCTGCTGTTCACGTCCAGCTCGTACACGCGCGGCCGCAGCGGCTACAGCCTCTACTCATCGGCCAAGGCGGCGATCGTGAACCTCACCCAGGCGCTCGCCGACGAGTGGAGCGGCTCGGGCGTACGCGTGCAGTGCGTGAACCCCGAGCGTACGGCGACGCCGATGCGGACGAAGGCCTTCGGCCAGGAGCCCGCCGACTCGTTGCTCGACTCGATGTCGGTCGCGCGTGCGTCGCTCGACGCGCTGATCGACGGCGGCACCGGGCATGTGATCGACCTGCGCCGCTCGGACCCGTTCGCCTCACACCGCGACGCCGTCGAAGCCGCCGAGGACCTCAGTCCCTGAAGAACGCGTCGACGACTCGGTCGGCGGAGTGGCCGTCCTGCCAGCGGTTGTACGTCGCGTTGAAGGTGTCGTACGCATCGGCGTGCTCCGCGACCAGCTCATCCAGCCGGCGAAGCTGGTCAGCGACCGCCTCGGTGTCGGCGACGAGCGGCCCAGGTGCGGTCTCGCGGAAGTCGTAGAGAAACCCGCGTACGCCTCCGGAGTACTCCTCGAGGTCGGGTACCAGGAAGACCATCGGCTTACGCGTGACCGCGTAGTCGAACCGCAGCGACGAGTAGTCGAGCACCGCGACGTCGGAGGCCAGGATCAGGTCGTTGATCTCGGGGTACGACGTCACGTCGATCACGTTGCCACCGTCTCCGGCCGTCGGCGCATTGAACCGATGGCCGCGTACGAGCACGACGTACTCGTCACCGAGCTGGCGAGTGACGGCGCCGACATCGAGGTGGCGTACGAACGGCGCTGACCGGTATCCGGTCGCCACGTCGTCTCGCCAAGTCGGCGCGTACAGCACGACGGTCTGCCCGTCGGCGATGCCGAGGCGCGCACGCACCGTGTCTCGGATCGGGCCCGCCTGCGATGACACGAGCACGTCGTCGCGTGGATAGCCGTGGTCGAGGATCGTGCCCTGGTAGCGGAACGCCTCACGGTAGTAGCGATTGACCTCCGGAGTCGGCGTGAGCAGTGCGTCCCACAGGTCGGAGGTTCGTGCCAGCTGCTGCTCGATGCGCAACGGAGTGAAGCGCTTCTCCCGCCAAAGGCCGATGCCCATGGTCTTGGACGGCACACCGTGGTACGTCTGGAGCACCTGCTGACCGGAGTGCCGGACGAACCACCGCTCGAAGTCGATGTTGGAGACGACGTACTTCGCTGTCGCGAGCGCGTCGTACCACTCGCTGCTCCGCATCAACAGCGGTGTGCCGCCGTCGGGCACCCACTGGCTGTGATCGGCGATACCCCAGTACAGCTTGAGATCCGGCCGTTTCTGACGAAGCGCCTCGTGGATCGCGAGCGGACTGTCGGTCGCGCTCTGACCTGCGTACGCCTGCAGGTAGACCGAGCGCTCGTCGATCGGGTGCTCTCTGGCGTACGCGCGCTGCAGTCGGCGTTGTGCGTACGGGCCCTGCTCGTCAGGTGTCAGCGGCACTCCGAGCTCGATGACGGGCGTACCGTGCGGCGAACGCCGGACCCGCATCCGGTACGTCGTGCCGACCTCGTCTCGCGGCAGGGCGTCGAGCAGCGCGTCGGCGAACCGCGACCGCATCGCCGCGTCTCCACGGCGGCAACGCACGTGGTACGCGCCGACCTTCGCGGCCCGGGCCCCGAGCGACCACTCGTCGACGGTCAGTTCGAACCGAGCCGACACACGCCGGTCACCGTCATCGGTCAGCGTGGCCTCGAAACGCCCGCCTCCGCCTTCGAGAGCGATCGTCGACGGCCGGTCCGCCGGGTACGTGCCGTGC
The sequence above is drawn from the Nocardioidaceae bacterium SCSIO 66511 genome and encodes:
- a CDS encoding histidine kinase, which codes for MRFPGERWLRAHPLVVDVVLGGVLMMPSAAVGMVTGNLVYALDIVMFSAIMFRRTAPTASFAVLSLALLIQAIGLDTAQWGDFAFPIGLYSIAAYGPTWARWTGLGVGFLGAALAVDSWGIDQGGGGGSGVLAFVALSAIVLFSWTFGDRMRTRRAYVAGLEDRAVQLEREAEQRAQIAAAAERARIAREMHDVVAHSLSVIVVQADGALFAARKRPEVAAETLSTISATGRESLTEMRRLIGLLRGDEQGGRELAPMPSGADLPSLVAQVSGSGLDVSLQVDGDLTRLGSGAGLTVYRVVQEALTNTLKHAGPEVRATVEVSFDGDDVRVLIEDDGRGAATSDDGHGHGIAGMRERIAVHDGTIDAGPRAGGGFRVDARIPLGDE
- a CDS encoding response regulator transcription factor — its product is MSEQDETIRVFMADDQQLVRAGFRMLIESQDDLQVAGEAGNGAEAVEALTVTSADVVLMDVRMPRMDGVEATRRITARDGRPRILVLTTFDLDEYVYAALRAGASGFLLKDTPPEVLLGAIRDVHRGDAVVAPSATRRMLDRFADAMPTGDEDAVDPRLTGLTDREREVLELIGQGLSNQEIAARLVLAEATVKTHIGRLLAKTASRDRVQLVVLAYDTGLVAPRSG
- the ispD gene encoding 2-C-methyl-D-erythritol 4-phosphate cytidylyltransferase, producing MTSNVAVLLAGGTGTRVGLDIPKQLIKIAGRTILEHTLSVLDAHEDVDEIVVMMATGHLDAVHAIIKSGGYTKVRHVLEGGDTRNDTTLKALATVESDDAKVLFHDAVRPLVSARSISAAFAALDEYDAVDTAIPSADTIVEVDDANTIREIPPRSHLRRGQTPQAFRSGTLKQAYALAVTDDAFVATDDCTVVLRYLPDVQIGVVEGDERNMKVTEPIDVYIADKLFQLTSHEAPESLTEDDYRAAFEGKTMVVFGGSYGIGADIAELAREYGAEVHTFSRSSTQTHVERRSDIAAAARSVLDKSDRIDFVVNTAGVLPRGPLADASEETIYQATETNYVAPIFIAQEFFAPLKESQGCLLLFTSSSYTRGRSGYSLYSSAKAAIVNLTQALADEWSGSGVRVQCVNPERTATPMRTKAFGQEPADSLLDSMSVARASLDALIDGGTGHVIDLRRSDPFASHRDAVEAAEDLSP